CTCTGATTTTGTGTTTATGTAGTTTTTCTGTCCAACAAAcaatctctaaaaaataagaggcataTCTTACTATTTATAGGGAAATctgaaaaaccctataaattatcaaaatatcaatttactttctgaataatattcatatattaatttaatataattttataaattaatctaatccaagtccttgatttttctaggtctagaaatataatcaatgtattaattatattataatccttaatttgtaaaatatattttaatcaagtcatacttaattaaatcatcatagtttaatttctaactaatgatttttaatgCGTGGCCCATTAGGTTCCTAATATGTTggtccaaatataaattataattgtaattaaatagaattaattaaataaaataatttaatttattatcaattaaaaaattaattaatttatatttgacgATTAGATGCGTCATCTAATAACATGTTATGAtccttcaaatattaaaaaaatcattgatggtTTGAGTTAACCTTTTAGTGATCggtttctcagtgtaattaatatcatttcatcaataatgtttcgATTTAATATGAAAGCATGGAGTATGCTTaccatgttaaatcatgtttgttctctacATAATAGTTATTGATCGTTTGGAtaagatttgaaattctttttaaattccaTTCTATCTTAGCTAAAAATTTCTCAGTTAATACTATCTGAgaacaaatgaaatatttttcataattcattTAGGGTGATGAATCATTTCTTGATCACTtaataccttcatatagttcatgatATACTTAATGTCTGCTATTTCATTATCTCtattaagataacatgtaacatgatcgaaatataatattttctatataaaataacttagtgatctcaagtatAAGGATCATTTACACAATCATTACGTAAACCTTTTCATAAACATAAATGATCTCTTCATCTTGAATTCTCATACGggtcaattcaatatatatgtCTTATAACAAGCACCTACATATTAATTCTAAATATCCTTTATACCTCAGTTTATGAGAATAActgttttctttcataaaagaaatgacataatatatattagtcTTTGCAACTTTAATGAATGTCCAATATTTGAGAAAGCATCAACCaagaacattttaaaaacaatgttttaatataatatgaatCTCATaactataataactttataaattcTTTTGCAAAGCATTTTTCCTCCATGAACTTTATATTTactttagatttattaatctaatattatatgaaaagataaattaagtcttcattaataataaatatatatatttacataaatatgATAACACCACGTGTAACTGATTGGAACATGCTGCAGCAATGATCATATTCCATCAAAACAATATCTTAAAAAGCAACCTAGTTTATCATTGTATTTTAAGGGTcgctattttatttatttttatcatgcgCTAACCTTTGTTTTATTTGCAATCaagaattatttgatatttagaTAGTTTGTCTCCACTCGTAATATctatttcttagattttttttcatccaatataatcaataatattCACTTATTTGACTTTAATGGGTTTAGTCAagttaaatattacaaatattaaagatgtatcaaatttttttaacaccTCTAGCTCATACTAGGCTTTGGATTCTTAGATCACCAGGTTGACTAGTCAAGCTAGGTTGAATCTTATAAATATAGCTACAAAAACTCTTCACATGAGGATAAGAGATGGTGTGGTATTataataacttttgttttttgtctagCCATAGAGAAAAAGTTATTTGGTTAGCACAATAATTTCTGCATTTTATATCAAgtctaatttataattatgttttaaatattggttttataaaagttaaaataacatgatttttattaataaaaatctgttttttttatttttcttacaagcTAAAATCTATCTCAtaatagttttattcaaatatatatttttaaaatttatttttttttctaaaaccacaactaaaaatatatttttttattttttaaaaaaccacattCTCACAGCAACAACCAAAATATTAATCACCGGAACACGGATAACTTGCTGACTTTGAAGTTTGAGCACGTGTACAAAAATagaaagagcaaaaaaaaaaaaaaaaaaaaagaagggtgcCAAAAGTCTCAAAACAGGAAAAGTGCAAAGCTGGAAAGGTGGCAAATGGGGTCGTCTATTTTTAAGCATACACAACTGGTAAATGATGAGCAATTAAGAACAGCCACAGCCTGTGACTATTAAAAGCAAACCTGCTGAGTACTAATTCTGAAAATTACACCTAAAATCTTTCCAAGCCACAGAGAGAAACCCGGTAGGTAGCTAGCTTCTACAAGAGAAGAAAACATTCCACTCTCTATATATAGTACttgaaaaccagaaaaactCTGTGCATCTCAACCTCATAAAGGCATTATCAATTTGCTCTCTCCTCTTtcaaaaaccgagaaaaaaaggaggagagggAATTTAGTCTCTGAACATCAAATATGGGAGGCTGTGCTAGTGTACCAAAGGACTTGAAGGACGAGGTTGGCTCCGCCCCAGCACCCGAGCCTCCCATGGAGGAAACCACGGAGAACAATGAAACTGTGAAGGTTGAGCTAGAGGCCGGAGAAAAGGTTGAAGAAGAAAATGCCGAGAAGAGTGACGATGATAAGAAGTCCCTTGGATCATTGCTTAATGAGGTAATTAAATACCTTAAGACAGTTTTGTCATTCTATgctgtttttgtaattatttttttgccttcCATTATTTTCTCAAACATCCATCCATGCATGATTATTGCCATGCAATTTTACCCATGGATCGATCAAGTTGTTCTTAAGTCATTTCAAATGCTTTTCCAGAATGAAGTAAAGATGGAAACAACAAGCGAAAGCAAGGAAGAGGAGGTTCCATGCAAGCAAAACCAAGAGCAGCAGGCAACTGAGGCTCCTGCGGCTGAATCAGAGAAAGAACAAACCAAGAATGCTGAGGAGAAGGTAAcaggagaaaagaaagaagacaatTAGGAGTTATACTTGAGAGCCATGGATGTtcagaaagaaatttaaagaaaaacttgtttttccaGCACCTGCCACACTTGCGggtgtataattttataaacaacaCCGAGAGttgttatttcttcaattacattaaggccgtgtttgattgcaggaaagtgaattcctggaattcacttccTGATTTTCCTATGTTTGGCGGcgaaaggaaactgaattccatCCACCTAGAATTAATAACGTGCtcgaaggaaagtgttttccttctgttagaaaaggaaaacactttcctttcggCGTGCGccttcacttgctacagtggcaagcaatataattcacttgccacAGTAGTCagtgatataattcacttgctactgtaggattaaatcaaagtttaattattcctcaaacttattaattcttcaattaaactcttgatttctaaattttaattaaatcaattctccagttaaaccttgatttaattaattaaactagtcaagagtttaattaaatctttaaacttccaatcatgttgcccttacccaaattttaattaatccttcatttattttatttttatttttcatcatctttttttttaaataataaaaataaaaaggtcaaaaattgggttatgacaattgtaagtgattaaatattttatatatattagataaacttgaaaaaaatttaattcattaataaattattttgcagttcattttccataacacaaccaaacactggaaagtattttccagttcattttccataacacaaacatcggaaaatactttcccggaattcactttccaggaatttactttccccggaattcactttccaaaaggaaactactttcctgcaaacaaacggagcctaaatccctttcttttcctcctctttttGGGGTGATTCAacaaatttgacaagttaaataCAAATTAgagttgtttatatatatatatatataatacacacACGGAGATGGATATTGTTAATGTTAgatatatttgataataataataataataataataatattgtgtACCTAAATTATCGTTTCAAGAAGCAGAACCAAGCAAACCTCCCATTAACACTTGTTTGATATTCATGcttttataattctttattactttcattttctttaattataccCTTACAATTAACTCTAGAAGGTAAAAAATGCAGAATTTATAATCAATTTACATGCTTTGAATGGCTATCTTACTTAGCTTGGGAATCAGAACCATCACACACCCTACCTAGCATGAGCTTCAGCTAGCAATTAATTGAAGATTGGAATCAAACAAGTTGCAGGTGGTTAGGGTTTAGAgtagacagagagagagagagggagagggagagggagagagagagagagagagagagactcaacctttcatttttcattcGTATCTATTGCCCTACCCTAATTCCTTTCTATGCGGAAATATGCTGTAAATTGATCATTTAACTGACCCCAACAAAACTGGCCTGGCACACATCCCCCAATAAGAATCGGattcaaaaaattatgttaCATTTTGTAATTTCATTACCCTGGGGATCCTTCCTGCAGAGCCACTTCTGATCCTCCTTGCGAGAAACCATGTCCTTGATTGGCGCCCCTAAAATGGGCAGTTGATTCCATCATGTCCCGGCAACACAATTATGGTCGCCCAACTGTAGGTGATTCTCCGACCAGAAGACATTATTTGTCATGAGAGCCAAAGCCGAGAAAATGTTGTTTGGTTCTCTAGTTTAATCCTATCCAATGTCAGTGTATTCTGGCAACAAAGAATAATCATCAAGACCCGATATCAAATCAGGAACATAGTTATGCGGGACAGCTTCGGAGATCCCCGTTTCCACTGAAAGTTCTTTTTCCATGCATGAAATAGAAAACCCATCCGTATCATCCTGGATGACTGCTGGTGGCAGGTCAAACCTTAAATTGGGATCCCTAACTGACGGTGGTTGCATTACAGGCTCGGCGTGTCCTTCATTTCGCTCCAGCAAAGTTTTCCTCGCCTTTGACCTAGGAGGCTTGGTTGACGAGACGGATAGCTTGTGCTTTCCCAAGGACTGAGTCTTTGAGGCCAGCCACAACTTCAAATCATTTGCTGGTAACACAGATGATGAAGCTCTTGCTGCATCCCTGTGaagagggagaaaaaaagacTTTTAGCCAGTTGCTAAAGAATTAAATACTTGTACATGTTTCACATACCAATTGCATGGATTCATTTTGTTAGCACCTGAAACTAATGATAAATGGCCTCAGTACCACATATCAATTCCTCAATATTTACATTCACTCGTAATAAAACAAATCTCCGGGGATTTTGGAAAAGATgcattaaaatttcaagaaattgaTAAAATGCATGAAAATCAAGAGACTAGCCAAGCACTATAGCTGCCAGtggtgaagaaaacaaaagcagcaCAAGTCAATCGGTCAACCCAGTTCCAGTACAAGAAAGTAACAAATTGAATGCATTGCAAGAGTGAAACCTTAAACTCTCTGTCCAACAATACTGCGCTGCTAACGCAGGTGTCTTCAATGTCATCAAACAGGAAATACAAGGAGATATCCATACCACACAAGCAGATCCATGTAATCTTCATGATTGCAAGAAAACATACCTGAATCGATTTTCAGCTATGCTTGTGGATGCCCTGAGATGGTGAGCCGCCACTCTATCCTTATTTACAGATGTCCATGGTGCTGAGCCAGGTATTGACAAACTTATTACAGGTGGGAATGGaatcaaataatcattttcCTCCTTTTGGAATTCCAATGTTATTTCCAGCTTCTCGCCAATAGCAGGAGCTTCTTCATTCACATTGGAATTGGAAACTCTATCACCTGGCCTTCTACTGCTGGCATCATGGAGTGCAGCTGCCAGCAACTTGGTACTCTGTCCCAAATTAGTGAATTTCATTCTTTTTGCCGATTCCATCAAGGAGTTCCAAGGTAACGGATTGACAGAAGAATTGAAAACCCTTTCACTGTTATAAAGGGCATTTCGAGATGATGGcatgttttgttgattttcaaCATGAGATTTCACCCTCCACACAGAAGAAAGCAGGGCTGTGAAGTGCTTCTGGAGAAGTAACTCATGGTCTGGCTGCTCAGCAACAACATTTAACAACATCCGTATGTTATCCTGATGcaacaaaaaatcaatcagCACAAGCTTTACTGTAATCTATTTCATCATAGAATTACCAAACTATTGTTCTCTCTAGTTATATTGTGATATTTCCCATCAatcattaaaattgattttcactCAAAGTCATAAAAAATGCAGCAGGCATTTTTTTAAGTAGTAGTAGTTTCACTATGATCATATACGCATATATTCAGAATTAGATTattctgagaaaaaaaaacgtgCATAACTGCAGTTTTGGAGATAATGCCTATGCAGGCTGATAaagtttattgttattaatcaCCAAGAAATTTGCATTAGTTGAATCCTATTCGATGGTACATCATAAATCCCAAACCCGTGATGAATATTAATGATTAACAGTTAATTAAAGCATTTCTTCTATGGCCAAAGAGCCTGTTTTACTATCTTTTGAgcaccaaaacaaataaatatataaaaaaattgaataacaaaAACCAAAGGGATAGCTAATCCAAACATCAGTAACTGATATCAATCAATTGTTGGAATTACTGAACAGTGTGGTTAGTATCTGCAGGACAATGACTGAATAAGGTTCACGAGTGCAAATAAGCATCCAGTTTTCAATTAGCAAGTCTGATTAAATAAATGAATGTCTTCAGGAGTCTTTTCCTATTCTCAGCATCTTCTTTCCCTAATTTCTCCATATGGAACACATTTGAATGCAAAGGAAATCAGACTTACCTCGGTTACTTTCAGAAGGGCCTTCCCAGAGACCATGTTGCTCATCTTTTCATTATTAATAAGATTTTCtggagaaaataaaacatatctGTGGATTAGCTCCCTAAATCTCTCACAGCAATGAACTGGATGGCGGTATCTTCCCCGATAAAACCCACCAGCAGTCATCCCATACAGAGTTTCACTGACCAAGCTCCAATGTGGACCATATTCATGTACAACAGCACATAATACTGCATCCTCCTGTGGCATCCATAAATCAGGTGGTGGAACACAATCTTTCAACCAAACATTCCCCTTCTTCAACTTCTCTGGCTTTATCATCAAAACCCGTTTCACTGGCATGGTACTGATGGATATTTTCCCTCCCATTTTGCTCCTGCTAGCTGGTTTCTGCTCAATATCGGAAACCACAACCTCATTTGGTTTTAGTTCCATAGATTTGTCATGCTGCTTTCCAGACAGGTCTGAATCTACATTAAAAGTGCACGTTTCGGGTCCCTTTTTGAATTTCTTAGTCTTCTTCTTTGACCTCGTTTTGTCAATACCAATTGCTGATTCTGCTTTCTTACGCTTTCTCCGCATACTGGAACAAGGAGACATCGTATCCGAATAtgtaccatcatcatcatcatcatctacaGACAAAGTTTCCATTGATTCCTCCTCTTTCACATGTTTCAATTCAGAAGTCAAAGATTCTTTCTTCAGAGATTTGAACTTGGCTTTCTTTGGTTTCTTCTTAGACTTCAATTTAGGATTACGTGGCATTTTATACCTGCTAAAATGAAACAGGTTAGTAGCTGAGCATTTGATCTGACAATAAAAGGAACAAGTGCCACTCAGGTGTGCCCGAGAAATAGCGACCTTTAGAGACAA
This genomic interval from Populus alba chromosome 1, ASM523922v2, whole genome shotgun sequence contains the following:
- the LOC118040232 gene encoding uncharacterized protein, with the protein product MGGCASVPKDLKDEVGSAPAPEPPMEETTENNETVKVELEAGEKVEEENAEKSDDDKKSLGSLLNENEVKMETTSESKEEEVPCKQNQEQQATEAPAAESEKEQTKNAEEKVTGEKKEDN